The sequence TTTGACAAAATTTACTTTTGTATCCACACTAAAAACATGTGTGGCTGTAACTCAGAATACCAAGACTTTGTTTTGTAAAACATGTGAATAGTGGCATGAGCAATAGAGTTTGTTTTGTAAAATTTAAGTCATCTGCCAGGACTTGGAGTCCTATTGCATGAAAAAACTTTTCAACGTGAAAATTggcttttgtattttttttaaactattggctttgtgatttttaaattattgtctttatgattttttaaaaaagTTTAATCCACACACACATAAATTTTTTATATTAGATtatgattataaaaataaaaacttaatataaaaatgattttacaaattttTAATGCTTATTTCATTATAGAAATAAAAATGATcccttataaaaaataaaaaataatgataataattgTCTAAAAATCTATCGTTAAAATAAGATTGTTTGGCAATCTAATCATTACCTTTATCCCAAAATAGTTTTAGTTCTAttgattttaaattaatttttaatttttaaatttattttctttttatgtACATGGATGAATGAGGTGCATATGTGATTGTAGACTTACATTGTTGACACAATTAGGATAACAATGttctcattctttgttgatattttCATAAAGTGACATGCTTAAAAGGTGATAGTCTTTGATTATGTATACTATAGAATCTAATAAATGATCTAATTATTGagtgatattttaatttttatataattgtttggaatttttaaattttaatcaaaCATAGCTTACAATAATTCTTATATTAGATTAAGACAATGCTCTAAATAAAATTGTTTAATTACttacaatttaaaatatttaattattagttgaagttaaaaaaattatattaaagaaCAATCTTTTCAGATTCACTATAAGCTAATTCATATCTAAATTTTGAAGATAAATCTAATATTACGAGTTTCTTAAATACAATCTAGTTGAGTAACATCATTCTTATTATATATCGATTTATAATTGTAGTTAAGCAGCAtcatctgtaatgtcccctactaggtttaggcatgttttaactataattaacctatttcaatctatttatgacttaaactaaattgacTAGGAGACAACTCTATCTTAACATAAATCAAATCAGTGATATTCAATAGTTCAATCAATTAACTTATTAATAAGTAACTTGCTCATCTATCATACATCCATAATTTTTAATGAGAGTGTCAAACTTTGTTACTTCTTCCATTTTAAGGAAGAGGAGGATGTGAATGTGACCAAAGTGCTTAgataccaaatacaataggttccatCAAAGTTTACAACTCGAAGCCCTTACCATATCTTGGGACCTTGTCCCTCAAAGTTCTCAGGATGTTGATCCCCACCCTCTCTTGAGAATCACCCTATTTTCAGGATTTAGATTACCTCTATTGGAAAACATCTCAATTCCCAACTTCTTAAATACTGAGAGTAGTaacaaaaattatatataaacaaattCTAAGCTCTTTCTGGTTTACTATCTAGTATTATTATTTATCTAATCaaatctcacacacacacatacatatatatatatatatatatatatatatatatatatatatatatataatagttatACAACAGACTACTCTTTAATTATATTTCTGATTATATAAGTTACAGCAGATTATTCTTAGAATGAAACATTTATAGTATAATGATAATAACATATAGTTGGCAGTAGTTTACATGTTGCCGATATCCACTAAGAGCCTTTTACTTTTATTTTCCTTCCTATCTTTCCTTATCATTCGATGCCTTTTTGCAAGGAAAGACCCCACTATTTAACTTGGGGAAAGGGCAACGATTATTGGGAAAGACAAAGTGTCCTTCCAAAACAAATCATTGTGTACTGGTGTTCTTTTTGTTATTAATTGTTGTTGTCTTTGTATATTAACGAAATCGTTGTCTTCATATTAATTTCTACTTTTAAATAATCATAATCATTTCTATTGTTAATATCATTTATGTTCTTAGTAATTTAATTAATGCTTCCTATGGTCGGCTAGTAAGGTATAGGAGTTGGCCTTCAATATTTagttcttttattatttatttgttttctttcATGCTAGAAGGCAGGTAAGAAGTGTTCAATAGGCACGGTTATGACAGTAAGatatgtttataatatattttataatataatattaattaattttttatttgaatatttcatgaatattattaataaatattaattaaataaaaatatttaataaataaataaatttcaaataatcatttgttagtaattattatattattttaaaaattattattattttatttagattATATATAACAATAAAGGAGGGAACATGACATCATCTATTATTATGTTAAATAAAATTTTGTTGTTATGCTACTATCATATTGTTGACAATTTTGTCACTAAGATgtttcacacaattattttttaatacatttttcATTACAAATCACATGTTATAATtaatttatatggttagaaaaattgttgaaaatattaaaaaaacattttCTCATCATAAATTACGTGTTCCAATTTTGAATCTTGCCCAAATATATATAAGACACAAGATGGAAAAAGAAAAGTATTTTACTTATacttaaatatattataataaagaATTCATTTCTTGACAATTTTTATGTGATAAGGATACAAGTAGAACAATTAAGATTTTATGTGACTCCACTTTGGGGAATTAAGTAGAAGTAAATTAAGATATTATATTTTGCACTCCACCTAACAACAATAGAAAATATAAATGAATTTTTCTAAATCTTTGACATAATATACCTAAGTTTTGGATGCTACTTTTGTAATTTCTTTATAGGCTAATGAAATTTGAATCAATTTTTGTTTGGTCATCATTTATATGATCTTTTTattctcttcatctaattgaaaataCAAATATTATGTAAATATTATTCTTAGAGATTATTGAGAAAAAGGTGAATCGATATTTTTATTCTCTCAAAACAAATGTTATTTTATTTAATAGTGATTTTTCATgtataaatacataaaaatatctagtttgaaaaatttcaaatgatttcatTTTTTCAATTCATAAGAATATTTATTGCATAAATATAACTCTATAGAAAAAATTCCCATCTACATAATAAAGATTAACATTTCTCTTATATTTAGCTCCCTTGATCAATCAAATTCCTTGCATTGACATGTTAATTGTTGAACTAAACAATATTCTACAAATAGTTGGTGATGGTTATAtctagattatttatttatttatttattatgtatgATTAAAATTTATTTACTCTAATAGGTTttattcttaaatatttaattaaagatattttttattaattacaaGACTATaagtattttttaattttgtatgtAAATACGATGCATAAAATTATTATTTGTTGTTTCATAGTTAAATAGTTTAATGTTTAAGTAGAattgagatatttaaataaatgaaatgtaacttcaaatttatttaattttctattgaATGTTACACTCAAATTGCATTATTTCACTAAAATTTTATAAATTTCATTTTTTAAAGTaaattttcattattattttatcAAATCATAATCTAAACAATTTAACTATTTATTAGAAATTATTTAAGGTTGGTATATTGAATTTCACTTAATGAATTATTTAATATGTGATTGTAGAAATACATTAGAGAGTTATACCACTCAAGTGGAAAAGGTAGCTCAGATGATCTTGAGTCTATTTGCTGAGAATTTACAATTAAAGAATGACTATTTCAAAGAAAAGTTTGGAGAAGATCCGATGATGACAGTGAGAATGAATTTGTATCCACCTTGCCCGAGGCCTGATCTAGTGTTGGGGTTAAGCCCTCATTCAGATGGAGGTGGCATAACACTTTTGCTTCAAGATGACCAAATAGAAGGTCTTCAAGTTCACAAGAACAATGAATGGATTCCTATTCAACCCATTCCTTATGCACTGGTTGTAAACATTGGTGACCTTATAGAGGTAAATAGTGTGTAAATTTTGTTGCTAGTTGACTTGTctctaattatatttaatttattaaaaataatatttgataTTTCTATTGCATTATAGGTGATGACAAATGGGATATACAAAAGTATAGAACATCGAGCAGTGACAAACAAGGAGAAGACAAGATTATCTATTGCCATGTTTTACAATCCAGGCTTAGAGGATGAAGTGGCTCCTGCAAGAAACCTTATTGATGAAGAACACCCCTCCTTATATAAGAATTTCAAACATCAAGAATATATTCGCTATTACATGGCCAAACAACTCAATGGTAAAAAATCATTAGCTAACTTTGCCAAAATATGTGAGTAGTAGTCAAACTCACTAATTAGTGTGGTATGCATGAAATGAGTAATAAGGAAATCTATATGTTATTGTACTTCAATTAGGTGATCATTGCAATAATATACATAATTACCAAACaaagaaacaaaatataatatGTTTCTTTAtagtttttaaaataaatattattatatagaTGTGATATAAAATGGATGATTTTATATGACAATAATGTTATCATGGATTGAATATAATACATGCTACTAGAGTGCATAAAAATTATTTCTTTATCTCAAGTTTTGTATCTATGTATATTGAGTAAACCCCAATGATGTGTATATTATAAAATTTTAGCATTTTTAagtaatattattaaaaatgctctTTTTGAAACACAGTGttacctatttaaaaaaaaaattaattttatgtgTTTATGTAATGTTTATTGCTATTTCAAATAATTTCTTCTTGCTTATTACAAGTTGAAGTGAAAGAGAAAAGGATAAAAGGTATTCACAAATGCAAAATTAATGACTATTTAGCTTTTTATTTATCTTATGAATGAGAAAAGTGCATTGTGTATTTGTGAACTAATCATGGTTGGTGCCATAATTTcttttgcttcatggttgatagcACATGGTTCTCATATTTTTCACTACTAATTTAGTTAATTTGTTGTAGTCTTGTAAATTGTATCGCTTTAGGATTTCACACTCTATTTTAAACCTACTTTAGTGTGTTTTTTTGTAGAATGATTTTAGCCTATTTGAGCCCTATTCTACTTCAAGATTTCATTATTGGTCCTACAATTTAACTATCATCAAATTCTTAAACTAGGACCATATCTAGCATCGCAAATATTTATACACATGTTTACCTTTTTGAGGCCCTACTTCGATGGCACTTAGACACCCAACACATGTGTCCTATCAACATTTCCTGAAAGTGCAACTTTAGTGCTAGTATTAgaaatcatattttaaattttggtttcaattttggtacttgaccattttatgtagACCTTTTATCAAAATTACCATGTGTGTAATATCACTTTTTAGTCAAAATGATCAGATCTAAAATTCTTTAGGACGCATTTATTAAAATTTGCAAACAACTAACTATGAACACCATGTCATAATTATTTTTCCAAATGTTGTCTTTTGTCACCAAACCATCCTACCATCATTATAGTTCTACAACACTAGACCAAGTCCATGCTTGTAGGTAATGGTGTTCCTTAGATCACTCAAGTGACCCAGGTCACCTAAGTCACTTACCTTGAATTGTTAAAGTAGTCCAAGTCAATCCTAGGCCTAGGTACATCCCCAATGTTGATATTGACCTAAAGAGTGAACCTCAACAATGTTAGACATATATAATAAAATGGCTTGAGAAATAGAGTGCATTGAAATATTTAGATGCaacttcaatattttctttatgGGCTAATGAATCTTGAATAAATTTTGTTAGGTCATTATTTATATGATTCTATCATTCTCTTCATTTGATTGATTATGTGTATATTGTCATTAACAAGTGCTAAAGAAACATGTTGGTCAATTATTGTTTAGTCTCTCTAAAGTGGTCttttacatttttttcctttgaaatttctctttgtttttttCAAGGTGATTTTCTCGTGGAAGGATATAATATTTATCTAGTTTGGAAAAGTACAAATAGTTGCACTTTCTCAATTCATAAGGTTATTCTAAGAAGACTACTTTTGTGAATTGCATAAAAATTACTCTAGAATAATATTTTATCTCTCCTCCATAATTAACTAAAAATTTGTACGTAACTTTCTTGAATAATTGATTTTCCTTGCATTGGCACAATAATTGTTGATATCATTAGAAACTGTTCTAGCAAAATTTAGTGAGGATTGTAGTTGTATCAtagcctttatttatttattatttagcaTTGAAATCTACCTATACTTATATAGTTTTATCTTAAATATTAAAGATTTAATAATCAAAGTTAATATATATTAGTTAGAAAATaacaattatttattattttaatatgtatatgaggtgtaaatttattaaatttatcattTGATAGTCAAATAGTTATATGTTTTGTAAAATAATCAAATTGATTAAATAccacttttattttatttcttagggTTGAATTTTTGGAATGATGTAACTTCATATTTTCTAAGCTAACTTTCTAAGAAAAAAAATTGAGTTGTTTATAATAAACATCCATTAATTCCATATCAAGCCGAACAAACATAATGATTTATAATAAagtcattttttaaaaatatttttaatcgcCACCTGATGAGTTTTAACATGTTATTGAAGAAATACATTACAGAGTGATGCAATTCAAGTGGAAAGGGTAGCTTAGATGATCCTTAGCCTATTTGCTAAAAACTTACAATTACAGAGTGATTATTTCAGAAAACAAGTTTGGAGAAGATCCAACGATGGCAGTAAGGATGAATTTGTATCCACCTTGCCCCGGGTTTGATCTAGTGTTGGGGTTAAGCCCTCATTTAGATGGATGTGCTATAACATTTTTACTTCAAGATGAACACATAGAAGGCCTCTAGATCCAGAAGAATTGCAACTTACCCCGAACCTAATGTGGGTTTACTCTGGCTATTAGTAGATGAGATTTGAGTTAACTATCACCTACTGTTCACAGCCGGGCCGGTCAGGAGGTCAAATTAACAAATGGATTTCTATACCACCCATTCCTTATGCCCTTGTTGTTAATATTGGTGACCTAATAGAGGTAAATGCTATGTAAGGTTGGCTATTGATTAAgctatgtctagtataaataatttataatatacgACATGTGACATTTTAATTGCATTATAGGTGTTGACAAATGGAATCTACAAGAGTATAGAACATCGAGTAGTGACAAACAAAGAGAAGACAAGATTATCCTTTGATATGTTTTATTATCCAAGCTTAGATGATGAAGTGGCTCCTGCAAGCAACCTAGTGGATGAACAAAACCCCTTATTATATAAGAAGTTAAAGCACCAGGAATATATGCACTATTACATGACTAAACAAGTAAATGGAAAAAAATCATTAGCTAACTTTTCTGAAATATGTGAATAGTAGTCAATATTACTAGACAGTATGGTGTGAATCAAATAAGTAATAAAGAGATGTATGTGAAATAAAACATGGAATAGATGGTTGTTCCATTTATGTACAAAAACACTAAGGAAAACAATAATCATCATATGTTTTCTTTAGTTTTTAGGATATATAGTTTTATAGATGCACCATAAAATGCATAGTTTTATATGATGCAATAAATGTTATCATGAATATGAGGAAAATAAATGCTCCTCAAGTACATATGAGTTATTTATTTCTCTCAAATTTACTATCTATGAATACTATTCTTGGCAACCTCCAATGATGTACATATAGTAGTTTTCTTAGTAATATTATAATAACATATTGATCTTTTTGAAATAgattatttcttaatttttttttaatttaattttgtcttCATGTTATTTTTATTACTAGATCAACATTTTTTCTTATTATTTATGTTATTTCCCTCTCCAAGTTGTTGAGGGAAAAAATCCAAAGAGTGGAGTGGAACAAATTAATATGAAAGAGTAGGagaaaagatattcataaatgcaAAATTAATGAGTATTCAACTTGCATTATGATTTTGACCTTCTAAATTATAGTAATGCATTATatattaattcattagccttgaTTGGTGTAGTGGATTTTTATTCTTCATGATGGATCCTTCATTCTTATCTTTTTTAATTATTACTTTAGTTAATTTGGTCAAATAATTTGCATTATTTTTTGTTCACTATTGATCCTTATAACTAAGCATGACATTGATACGACCCACCCTTTATGCTAATGATTCAAACTCACAAATTTTTATTAGTGatctctattaaataaataaaactaataaTCTCGTGCAGGGGCACCAAGCTTATTTGGCTAATATAGGAAAATTTGGTCTTTTAATAGGTTTTAGGTGTTTTGAGTCTTTGCAAATGTAATAAGGTCTTTTGGAgactattttgttatgtttttaggTCATATTGGTCATATTAGAAAAAGTTGTAAACaattttgtaaaagttgtcatttatgttgtcaaaattgtaaaaaataaggaagatgaagggtcatattTGCATAGGAGGTTTAAAAATTAGTTGTGGTCGGTTTGGGATGTTTGGAAATATTTAAATACTTGTATTCCATCGGTTTGGGAAGTTAAGAAATATTTAAAATTAGTTGTGGTCTTTTTGCTGCTCCAAACTCTTATACAACCTGGTATGAAATGATTGTACAATTTTATGAATTGGAATTGGTATAGGGATGAGTTAAAATTATTTTGTCTTTAGTTTGAACATTTTTTATCAAGAATTGAGTAATTTATATCCATTTTGGTGAAGGCGGCAAGTTCTAGAAACTTTTTCTAGAATTTACAGTACAAAAATGTGTTAGTGTGGCCATGTATGGACATGTACGGATATGAGACttggatggatagaaagagattgATGTTGTGGAAAAACTTTGTTTTTATCAGTAATTTTTATAATTCTTTCTAAGGGGTCCATTTCTAAAAACAGTCTTGAACATAGGGTTTTTAGGGTTTGCATGCAAAATATGTGATTTCTCTTCTTTTCACCattaaaaaatcttgaaaaatggtagtttaaaattttaaagggTTTCAttgatgatttaaatttttttaggaaCTTTGGATGAGGTTTGGGGGCAATATGATGATGTCCTAAGTATGTTACCTATGCATCTTTTGTCCATTTGACAGTGCAGTCATATGAATTTGTAAGAATAAAGGAACATTGATTATTTCTATTGCTAGCACCTCATGAATCCATATAAGTGAGGTACACCTAAGAGTCTTGGGTGGGTTTTGTGAGAAGTTTGGGTGATTGGAGACAGGTTCCTTTGTAAAAGAGGGCTAATTGAGCTCTAGTGCAGTGAGAAACCCTTAATTTTGATAGACCTAttacaaaacataatataacaatttTGATATATTAGTTAAAAGTAccaaaaagggtatctaaaaattctctgaGTTTGTGGAGAATAGGCATGGGTGAAGAGTTATCAATGACAATCCTAAAAAAGAGGGCTAGTAGAAGCTAGAAGCCAATTACAAGGTATAGGCCATAAGGGGTGACTTGAAACTTCTTGAGTGTAAAAATCAAGTTGAACACGCCATAAATATAAATACATGATAGAAGCCTTTGGTATGGCTATGGAGCAGTTGGGAGTCCAATCTTGGATATGATGTTTTTGGAGGGACCAATTGAGTGCTCACCATGACTGTACTTTTCTGTAAGGAACAGACCCCAAACATGGGTGGGATATTTTGATTCTTTGAGAAGTGAGAGAAGACTGAAACATTGATTTGAACCATACTCCAACCTCTACATCATAATCAAAAGTACTAATATTGGCCAGGTTATAGAAATAAACAATAGTTTAACaagaatataatataataattttattattctAGGTTCTCGGGTCCTTGGCTAGCAGCATATTATAGTTTGATGCTTAGTATGCTTTCACATGGTTTATACCTTCAAGCCATGGTCTCCTCTTATATGATTATTTCTTTAAATGGAGAGAGTTTCAACATGTAGACatgaagaggagagaagaaaagtAATCGATATTATTAAgttgataggcttttagtgggagaAAGCCGCCGAAAAAGTGCAAGACATTTTGACGACCGCCAGAATGTCTTGTCGGCGGCGTTCTCCCTCTGGTGCGTGCGTGTTCATTGTCTGGCCCGCGTGGTGACAAGTGCCTCGCTTGCAGTTGTCTCTGTGCATGCACTCTATTTTTGAAGCGACAttgtctttaatgatttcatccCCGAGGCTATGCACGAATGTCGACGTTCATTATGGTCACTtgcaaccctaaaatctaatttgttttgttgttgtcggcAATATTTCGCTCTGCAATTTTCAGTCTGCAAATTTTCGCATAAGGTTGTTAGGTTTTTCTCTGGTTGTGATTGTTTTATTAGGCTTCATTGTGAGCTTCACGCCATGAATGGTTTGAAGTTGCAAGGTAAGgttctattttattta is a genomic window of Cryptomeria japonica chromosome 7, Sugi_1.0, whole genome shotgun sequence containing:
- the LOC131057323 gene encoding protein SRG1, with the translated sequence MAASVNHVGESFSNPNWGNDFVAVESVQELALKKPNEIPQRYIRSEDERPSSTLLPSLLTVPVIDMEKLLLPSDSNERQKEMGILSKACKDWGFFQVVNHGIPHSLIDRMRGVANEFFSLSLDEKKMYAPQPGDAQGYGNMFVVDEDQKLDWGDLMALALTPKTLVNLTLWPSTPSDYRNTLESYTTQVEKVAQMILSLFAENLQLKNDYFKEKFGEDPMMTVRMNLYPPCPRPDLVLGLSPHSDGGGITLLLQDDQIEGLQVHKNNEWIPIQPIPYALVVNIGDLIEVMTNGIYKSIEHRAVTNKEKTRLSIAMFYNPGLEDEVAPARNLIDEEHPSLYKNFKHQEYIRYYMAKQLNGKKSLANFAKICE